The Neisseria yangbaofengii genome contains a region encoding:
- a CDS encoding alanine/glycine:cation symporter family protein, which translates to MEALKSFFDVVSGWVWGPIMLVLLVGTGVVLTVMLKGLQFSMLGYALKQAFCPHPKKDDQDHEGDISHFGALMTALSATIGTGNIAGVATAVIVGGPGAVFWMWVTAIFGMATKYGEGVLAVKYRVQNKKGEMSGGPMYYIEKGLGNKWKWMAYAFALFGTFASFGIGSSVQSNSVAQAVHASFNITPGLTGAVLTLLTAIVVLGGIRGIAKAASVIVPMMAVLYVLGGLLIILMHLDMVAPAVSLILRDAFTGEAAAGGALGMVIRYGVARGVFSNEAGMGSAPIAAAAAKTDHPVRQALVSMTGTFLDTIVVCSITGIVLVIGLMGAGGEFVKPELSGAALTTIIFQQLLPGAGGWIVTIGLIFFAYSTILGWCYYGEKCATYVFGDGFANIYRVFYVATVMLGTVLSLDLVWLAADTFNGLMAIPNLIALLLLSKVIVSETRDFKHKVKNGELPH; encoded by the coding sequence ATGGAGGCATTGAAATCATTCTTCGACGTGGTCAGCGGATGGGTGTGGGGTCCGATCATGCTGGTGTTGCTGGTCGGTACCGGTGTAGTGTTGACCGTTATGCTAAAAGGCTTGCAATTCAGCATGCTGGGCTATGCATTAAAACAAGCGTTCTGCCCGCATCCTAAAAAAGACGACCAAGACCATGAAGGTGATATTTCCCATTTTGGTGCGCTGATGACGGCTTTATCGGCCACCATCGGTACCGGTAATATTGCCGGTGTAGCCACTGCGGTGATAGTCGGTGGTCCGGGTGCTGTGTTCTGGATGTGGGTTACCGCCATTTTCGGTATGGCTACCAAATACGGCGAAGGCGTGTTGGCAGTGAAATACCGTGTGCAAAACAAAAAAGGCGAGATGTCCGGCGGCCCGATGTATTATATCGAAAAAGGTTTGGGCAACAAGTGGAAATGGATGGCGTATGCCTTTGCGCTGTTCGGTACGTTTGCATCGTTCGGTATCGGTAGTTCGGTACAGTCAAACTCAGTGGCGCAAGCCGTGCACGCCAGCTTTAATATTACGCCTGGCCTGACCGGCGCGGTATTGACTTTGCTGACCGCGATTGTGGTACTGGGCGGCATCCGCGGTATTGCCAAAGCGGCTTCGGTGATTGTACCGATGATGGCGGTATTGTATGTGTTGGGTGGTTTACTCATTATCCTGATGCACTTGGACATGGTTGCACCGGCAGTCAGCCTGATTTTGCGTGACGCGTTTACCGGTGAAGCAGCAGCCGGCGGTGCGCTCGGTATGGTGATTCGTTACGGTGTGGCGCGTGGTGTGTTCTCTAATGAAGCCGGTATGGGTTCGGCGCCGATTGCGGCAGCTGCGGCCAAAACCGACCACCCTGTGCGCCAAGCTTTGGTGTCGATGACCGGTACCTTTTTGGATACCATCGTGGTGTGTTCGATTACCGGTATCGTGTTGGTAATAGGCTTGATGGGGGCGGGCGGTGAATTTGTAAAACCGGAGTTGAGCGGTGCTGCCTTGACCACGATAATCTTCCAGCAATTATTGCCGGGCGCGGGCGGTTGGATCGTGACCATCGGTTTGATTTTCTTCGCATACTCAACCATTTTGGGCTGGTGTTACTACGGTGAGAAATGCGCGACTTATGTATTCGGCGACGGCTTTGCCAATATCTACCGCGTGTTTTATGTTGCCACCGTAATGCTCGGTACCGTATTGAGCTTGGATTTGGTTTGGTTGGCAGCCGACACCTTCAACGGCTTGATGGCAATTCCAAACTTGATTGCCTTGTTGCTGTTGTCCAAAGTGATTGTCAGCGAAACCCGCGACTTTAAACATAAAGTGAAAAATGGAGAATTGCCACACTGA
- the cytX gene encoding putative hydroxymethylpyrimidine transporter CytX, with protein MTSNKLSTAASGLIWFGAAVSLSEILTGTFLAPLGWERGMQAVILGHIIGCALFFCAALIGAQTGKSAMETVQRSFGIRGSVLFSSANVLQLIGWTAIMIYTGAQIAAALSDSLWGFGSQTVWGIVIGLMIVGWLYRGGSDVGLLKKISLGLMLLVTVWLSVRVFGNSGGMQPVEGQISFGLAVELSAVMPLSWLPLAADYTRRAAKPKAATIAAALAYFVTSTWMYLLGLGAVLFLQESDIAKIFLMSGIGIGGVLVVILSTVTTTYLDAYSAGVSSKTIFGKANEIHVGAVVAVIGALLAVTLPVTRFENFLLMIGSVFAPMVAILIADYFVLKHDASQHEFDFVGLGLWLAGFLLYRNFLTGETPLGITFPVMAVIFAVTIIVRKLIDVRVGVTAE; from the coding sequence ATGACATCAAACAAACTTTCCACCGCCGCCAGCGGCCTGATTTGGTTCGGCGCGGCAGTTTCTCTGAGCGAAATCCTGACCGGCACATTTCTCGCGCCTTTGGGCTGGGAACGCGGCATGCAGGCAGTGATTCTCGGCCACATCATCGGCTGCGCCTTATTTTTCTGCGCGGCATTAATCGGTGCGCAAACCGGCAAAAGCGCAATGGAAACGGTGCAGCGTTCGTTCGGCATACGCGGTTCGGTATTGTTTTCCAGCGCCAACGTGTTGCAACTTATCGGCTGGACGGCAATTATGATTTACACCGGTGCACAAATCGCGGCAGCGTTGAGTGATTCCCTGTGGGGCTTCGGCTCGCAAACGGTTTGGGGCATTGTCATCGGCCTGATGATTGTCGGCTGGCTTTACCGGGGCGGCAGCGATGTGGGCTTATTGAAAAAAATCTCGCTGGGTTTGATGCTGTTGGTAACTGTGTGGCTGAGCGTGCGTGTGTTCGGCAACTCCGGCGGCATGCAACCGGTTGAAGGGCAAATATCGTTCGGCCTGGCAGTCGAACTTTCTGCGGTCATGCCTTTGTCTTGGCTGCCACTGGCTGCCGACTACACCCGCCGCGCGGCCAAACCGAAAGCCGCCACCATTGCTGCGGCTTTGGCTTATTTTGTGACCAGCACATGGATGTATTTACTGGGCTTGGGCGCTGTATTATTTTTGCAGGAATCGGATATTGCCAAGATTTTTCTGATGTCTGGTATCGGCATCGGCGGCGTGTTGGTGGTGATTTTATCCACCGTCACCACCACTTATTTGGACGCTTATTCCGCCGGCGTGAGCAGCAAAACCATTTTCGGCAAAGCCAATGAAATCCACGTCGGCGCGGTGGTGGCCGTTATCGGCGCCCTCTTGGCCGTTACCCTGCCCGTAACCCGGTTTGAAAACTTCTTGCTGATGATTGGTTCGGTGTTTGCTCCAATGGTGGCGATTTTGATTGCCGACTATTTTGTGTTGAAACACGACGCATCACAGCATGAATTCGATTTCGTCGGTTTAGGATTATGGCTGGCCGGTTTCCTGCTGTACCGCAATTTCTTAACCGGCGAAACACCACTGGGCATTACTTTTCCGGTGATGGCGGTAATTTTTGCAGTGACGATTATTGTGCGCAAATTGATTGATGTGCGCGTGGGCGTGACGGCGGAATAA
- a CDS encoding DUF2288 domain-containing protein, with product MSAPLLNEKLNTETARIAWAELQPHFARGAAVYVAPGLDLIEIARYVADDAAAKLRPLMADGKFGVVREDQARAFYADNQEMWAVVVAPWVLVQPVVEAV from the coding sequence ATGTCCGCCCCCTTACTCAACGAAAAATTAAACACCGAGACCGCCCGCATCGCATGGGCAGAATTACAGCCCCATTTCGCCCGCGGTGCGGCGGTGTATGTCGCACCCGGTTTAGATTTGATTGAAATCGCCCGTTACGTTGCCGACGATGCCGCCGCCAAGCTGCGGCCCTTGATGGCAGACGGCAAATTTGGCGTGGTCAGAGAAGACCAAGCGCGTGCGTTTTATGCCGATAATCAGGAAATGTGGGCAGTGGTAGTCGCGCCTTGGGTGTTGGTGCAGCCTGTGGTTGAGGCCGTCTGA
- a CDS encoding metal ABC transporter ATP-binding protein gives MSIVVDNLTVSYQRRPAVHHVSMEFPDNGMWAVFGPNGAGKSTLLKAVMGLEKAETGTVQWAGLQRKDIAYLPQQAEVDRTQPMTVFELAAMGLWYEIGFFGRMKAAQCKRVYEALERVEMHEFARRSIAHLSNGQFQRVLFARMLAQNAKFLLLDEPFNHIDARTTYALLDVLRRCHQSGQAVIAVLHDYEQVRAYFPETLLIAREKIAAGATENVLTGQYLLQANAAMQQQERADWCAA, from the coding sequence ATGAGCATTGTCGTCGATAACTTAACCGTCAGCTACCAACGCCGTCCGGCGGTGCATCATGTGTCGATGGAATTTCCCGATAACGGCATGTGGGCGGTTTTCGGCCCTAACGGCGCGGGCAAGTCTACGCTGTTGAAAGCAGTGATGGGTTTGGAAAAAGCGGAAACCGGCACGGTGCAGTGGGCGGGTTTGCAGCGTAAAGACATCGCCTATCTGCCGCAGCAGGCCGAAGTTGACCGAACACAGCCGATGACTGTATTTGAATTGGCGGCGATGGGTTTGTGGTATGAAATCGGCTTTTTCGGCCGTATGAAAGCGGCGCAGTGCAAACGGGTGTATGAAGCGCTCGAGCGTGTGGAAATGCACGAATTTGCCCGGCGCAGCATCGCGCATTTGTCCAACGGCCAATTCCAGCGTGTATTGTTTGCCCGTATGTTGGCGCAAAACGCCAAATTTTTGCTGCTGGACGAGCCGTTTAACCACATCGATGCGCGTACCACTTATGCTTTGCTCGACGTGTTGCGCCGCTGCCATCAAAGCGGCCAGGCAGTGATTGCGGTGTTACACGATTATGAGCAGGTGCGTGCGTATTTTCCTGAAACTCTGCTGATTGCGCGGGAAAAAATCGCCGCCGGTGCCACGGAAAACGTGCTGACCGGCCAATATCTGCTGCAAGCCAATGCCGCCATGCAGCAGCAAGAACGGGCCGATTGGTGCGCGGCGTAA
- a CDS encoding metal ABC transporter permease, whose product MNFQELFIGPFVEFDFMRYALASIFCLALSAAPVGVFLVMRRMSLVGDALGHAVLPGAAIGYMFAGLSLPAMSIGGFVAGLLMALLAGLVSRFTTLKEDANFAAFYLTSLAIGVVLVSKNGNSVDLLHLLFGSVLAVDVAALTLIAAAASVTALSLAVIYRPLVLESIDPLFLKAVNGKGGFWHVLFLVLVVMNMVAGFQALGTLMSVGLMMLPAITARLWAKSMGMMISMAALIALLCGFAGLLFSYHIEIPSGPAIILCCGVLYVFSVVFGREGGVVIKWLKRRRHKAG is encoded by the coding sequence ATGAATTTTCAAGAATTGTTCATCGGGCCTTTTGTTGAATTCGATTTCATGCGCTATGCGCTGGCATCGATTTTCTGTTTGGCCTTGAGCGCCGCACCGGTGGGCGTGTTTTTGGTGATGCGCCGCATGAGTTTGGTCGGCGATGCCTTGGGCCATGCCGTATTGCCCGGTGCAGCCATCGGCTATATGTTTGCCGGATTAAGCCTGCCTGCAATGAGCATCGGCGGCTTCGTGGCCGGTTTGTTGATGGCCTTGCTGGCCGGATTGGTGAGCCGTTTTACTACCTTGAAAGAAGATGCCAACTTCGCTGCTTTTTACTTAACCAGTTTGGCCATTGGTGTAGTGTTGGTGAGCAAAAACGGCAACAGCGTCGATTTGCTGCATTTGCTGTTCGGCTCGGTGTTGGCGGTGGATGTGGCCGCTTTGACGCTGATTGCGGCAGCCGCTTCGGTTACCGCGCTGTCGTTGGCAGTGATTTACCGTCCGCTGGTGTTGGAAAGCATTGATCCGCTGTTTTTAAAGGCGGTTAACGGCAAGGGCGGTTTTTGGCATGTGCTGTTTTTGGTGCTGGTGGTGATGAACATGGTCGCCGGTTTCCAAGCACTCGGTACATTGATGTCTGTCGGCCTGATGATGCTGCCAGCGATTACTGCGCGTTTGTGGGCGAAAAGCATGGGCATGATGATTTCGATGGCGGCTTTGATTGCGCTGCTGTGCGGTTTTGCCGGCTTGCTGTTTTCTTATCACATTGAAATTCCGTCGGGGCCGGCGATTATTTTGTGCTGCGGCGTGCTGTATGTATTCTCGGTGGTGTTCGGCCGGGAAGGCGGTGTGGTCATCAAATGGTTGAAACGCCGTCGTCATAAAGCCGGTTAA
- a CDS encoding metal ABC transporter solute-binding protein, Zn/Mn family, giving the protein MKQWKLGIITALLSGAAYAAPLPVVSSFSILGDVAKQVGGERVAVTNLVGPNQDSHAYHMTSGDVKKIRTAKLVLLNGLGLEGADVRRAVQQSKVPFAEAAKGIQPLKAPEGGHHHHHDEGEGHHHHDHGEFDPHVWTDPVLMVMYAKNVSDALVKADPAGKAYYEQRLTAYQNQLEKLHSDTQAAINSVPVDKRKVLTGHDAFAYMAKRYNISFIAPQGVSSAAEPSAKAVASIIRQIKREGIKAVFTENIKDTRMIDRIAKETGVKVSGQLYSDALGSAPANTYVGMYRYNVKVMTDAMKK; this is encoded by the coding sequence ATGAAACAATGGAAATTGGGCATCATTACGGCGTTGTTGTCCGGTGCGGCTTATGCGGCGCCTTTGCCGGTGGTGAGCAGCTTCAGCATTTTGGGTGATGTGGCCAAGCAGGTCGGCGGCGAGCGTGTGGCGGTGACCAATCTGGTGGGTCCTAACCAAGATTCGCATGCTTATCATATGACCAGCGGTGACGTGAAAAAAATCCGCACGGCGAAATTGGTATTGTTGAACGGCTTGGGCTTGGAAGGTGCCGATGTGCGCCGCGCCGTGCAGCAGAGCAAAGTGCCTTTTGCCGAAGCGGCAAAAGGCATTCAACCTTTGAAAGCACCGGAAGGCGGCCATCACCATCATCATGATGAAGGCGAAGGCCATCACCACCACGACCACGGTGAATTCGACCCACATGTTTGGACCGACCCTGTGTTGATGGTGATGTATGCGAAAAACGTATCCGATGCACTGGTTAAAGCCGACCCTGCCGGCAAAGCCTATTACGAGCAACGTTTGACTGCGTATCAAAACCAACTGGAAAAATTACACAGCGACACCCAAGCCGCCATTAACAGCGTGCCGGTAGACAAGCGTAAAGTGTTGACCGGCCATGACGCATTTGCCTACATGGCCAAACGCTATAATATCAGTTTCATTGCCCCGCAAGGCGTGAGCAGCGCGGCAGAACCATCAGCCAAAGCTGTGGCTTCGATTATCCGCCAAATCAAACGTGAAGGCATTAAAGCCGTGTTCACTGAAAACATCAAAGACACGCGCATGATTGACCGCATAGCCAAGGAAACCGGCGTGAAAGTCAGCGGCCAGTTGTATTCCGATGCTTTGGGCAGTGCGCCTGCCAATACTTATGTCGGCATGTACCGCTATAACGTCAAAGTCATGACCGACGCCATGAAAAAATAA